Proteins encoded within one genomic window of Methyloceanibacter stevinii:
- a CDS encoding GNAT family N-acetyltransferase, with amino-acid sequence MRSLPAKNFRRIEVPAFNKRDNVNNLVCPYISLPDSWDAYLSGLGSNTRQKMRRFLRKVDEGTEYRITVASAETFDRDLDILLNFWRIKWTQRKGDRLPGLVRANRGMFQACFDEGALFLPIMWQGDRPLGALATLVDHQKKAFLFSMAGRDETVRTPVPSGVALHAYSLRHAIENGIATYDFLRGNEEYKYMFGVDELVLQNLVITAPGNRNIGGKLDPRCVLRVLQMAMRLHKANNLFDAERGYRQVLDVTPRSPAALYGCGQLLMRKRDYRGAQQMFRKLVSIKPDADNAWLRLGLAFEAERRFADAAKTYRRFLQLKPSNAEAYSRLAQVLFALGKTGEADSAFQAASTLQREPSALVH; translated from the coding sequence TTGCGCAGCCTGCCGGCGAAGAACTTCCGCCGCATCGAGGTTCCCGCGTTCAATAAGAGAGACAACGTCAACAATCTCGTTTGCCCGTATATCAGCCTGCCGGATTCATGGGATGCCTATCTCTCGGGGCTCGGCTCGAACACGCGGCAAAAGATGCGCCGCTTTTTGCGGAAAGTGGACGAGGGGACGGAGTACCGCATCACCGTCGCCTCCGCCGAAACGTTCGATCGCGACCTCGATATCCTGTTGAATTTCTGGCGCATCAAGTGGACGCAACGCAAAGGCGACCGCCTGCCCGGACTGGTGCGGGCCAATCGAGGCATGTTCCAGGCGTGCTTCGACGAGGGCGCGTTGTTCCTTCCGATCATGTGGCAGGGGGACAGGCCACTCGGCGCGCTCGCCACACTTGTCGATCATCAGAAGAAGGCGTTTCTGTTCTCGATGGCCGGACGCGATGAAACGGTTCGCACGCCCGTCCCGTCGGGCGTTGCCCTTCATGCTTACAGCTTGCGGCACGCCATCGAGAACGGGATCGCCACCTACGACTTTCTGCGCGGCAACGAAGAGTACAAATACATGTTCGGCGTCGACGAGCTGGTACTCCAAAATCTCGTCATCACAGCGCCGGGGAATCGGAATATCGGCGGCAAGCTCGATCCGCGCTGTGTCCTGCGCGTCCTGCAAATGGCGATGCGTCTCCATAAGGCGAACAATCTCTTCGATGCCGAGCGCGGCTATCGCCAGGTGCTCGACGTGACGCCCCGGTCACCGGCGGCGCTGTATGGCTGTGGGCAGCTCTTGATGCGCAAGCGGGACTATCGGGGAGCACAGCAAATGTTCCGGAAACTCGTTTCCATTAAGCCGGATGCCGACAATGCGTGGCTTCGGCTTGGACTTGCATTCGAGGCGGAACGTCGTTTTGCGGACGCGGCCAAAACGTACCGCCGGTTCCTCCAGCTCAAACCGTCGAACGCGGAGGCTTACTCAAGGCTAGCGCAGGTACTGTTCGCTCTCGGCAAGACAGGAGAGGCCGACTCCGCATTCCAGGCGGCATCGACGCTGCAGCGAGAACCAAGCGCTCTCGTGCATTGA
- a CDS encoding class I SAM-dependent methyltransferase translates to MSSNHPTMDTESVRHAYRRWAPVYDYTFGQVADAGRKHAVRIINKRKGRVLEVGVGTGLSLPAYGKHLTITGIDLSPEMLEKAMGKVSKKKLDNVDGLHEMDASALGFADESFDTVVAMYVMTVVPDPVKVMRELERVCAPGGEVILVNHFSQEHGVRGFLERKLAHFADLIGWHAVFEPERVLTCEICAWWSASRSFRSGFSPCCASSRSPASPSARRPRGRSWRTAARRRRRTRRSARPCRYGECLT, encoded by the coding sequence TTGTCTTCCAATCATCCGACGATGGATACGGAGTCCGTTCGTCACGCTTACCGCCGCTGGGCGCCGGTCTACGATTACACGTTCGGCCAGGTCGCCGATGCCGGCCGCAAGCACGCGGTGCGGATCATCAACAAGCGTAAGGGGCGCGTGCTCGAGGTCGGCGTGGGCACGGGGCTTTCGCTGCCGGCCTACGGCAAGCACCTGACCATCACCGGTATAGACCTGTCTCCCGAGATGCTGGAGAAGGCGATGGGGAAGGTCTCCAAGAAGAAGCTCGACAACGTGGACGGGCTGCACGAGATGGATGCGAGCGCGCTCGGCTTCGCGGACGAGAGCTTCGACACCGTGGTCGCCATGTATGTGATGACCGTGGTCCCGGACCCGGTGAAGGTCATGCGCGAGCTGGAGCGCGTCTGCGCGCCCGGCGGCGAGGTCATCCTGGTCAACCATTTCAGCCAGGAGCATGGGGTGCGCGGGTTCCTGGAGCGCAAATTGGCGCATTTCGCCGATCTCATCGGTTGGCACGCAGTGTTCGAGCCCGAGCGCGTGCTCACGTGCGAGATCTGCGCCTGGTGGAGCGCAAGCCGCTCTTTCCGGTCGGGCTTTTCACCATGCTGCGCTTCGTCAAGGAGCCCGGCTTCGCCATCGGCCCGCAGGCCGCGCGGACGTTCCTGGCGAACGGCGGCAAGGCGGAGGCGCCGGACGCGCCGCAGCGCAAGGCCGTGTCGGTACGGAGAATGCTTGACTTGA
- a CDS encoding HigA family addiction module antitoxin — protein sequence MTKTYPKRDPNRRPTHPGALLREDVIPAVTEGQGLTKTAIAKGLGMSRNQLYQILAEKQPVTPETAVKLAAAFGGSAQSWLNMQSAYDLWEAERTVDVGPAKKLRAA from the coding sequence ATGACCAAGACCTATCCGAAGAGGGACCCGAACCGGAGACCCACCCATCCCGGCGCGCTGCTTCGCGAAGACGTCATCCCTGCCGTCACCGAAGGGCAGGGGTTGACCAAGACCGCCATCGCGAAGGGGCTCGGCATGTCCCGTAACCAGCTCTATCAGATCCTCGCGGAGAAGCAGCCGGTGACCCCGGAGACGGCGGTCAAGCTGGCGGCAGCCTTTGGCGGCTCCGCCCAATCCTGGCTCAATATGCAGTCCGCTTATGATCTGTGGGAGGCCGAGCGAACGGTTGACGTCGGACCGGCCAAAAAGCTCCGGGCGGCCTAG
- a CDS encoding DUF1153 domain-containing protein — MTEHYRPRVRYVIGPDGSPLTVADLPPKNTRRWVIRRKAEVVAAVRGGLLSLEEACDRYTLTVDEFLSWQRSIDKHGLAGLRATRIQEYRGN, encoded by the coding sequence ATGACTGAACATTACAGGCCGCGTGTCCGATATGTAATCGGGCCGGACGGAAGTCCGCTGACCGTCGCCGACCTACCCCCGAAGAACACCCGCCGCTGGGTCATCCGGCGTAAAGCGGAAGTCGTGGCCGCCGTCCGCGGTGGCCTCTTGAGCCTCGAAGAGGCCTGCGACCGCTATACGCTGACCGTGGATGAATTCCTCAGCTGGCAGCGCTCCATCGACAAGCACGGCCTCGCCGGCCTGCGCGCGACCCGCATCCAGGAATATCGCGGCAACTAG
- a CDS encoding flagellar export protein FliJ produces the protein MKSRDGVIRLKRFEVDEKRRKVADIESMIAEFNDMAVDLDRQIAVEQERAGVSDVNHYAYPTFAKAAMQRRDNLAVSVAGLEAKLSAAKGELEEAEEELRKIEALQGRETDRGREVEPETGFGMIGVARAAG, from the coding sequence GACGGAGTCATTCGTTTGAAGCGCTTCGAGGTCGACGAGAAGCGCCGCAAGGTGGCCGACATCGAGTCCATGATCGCCGAATTCAACGATATGGCGGTGGATCTCGACCGGCAGATCGCCGTCGAGCAAGAGCGCGCCGGCGTTTCAGACGTCAATCATTACGCCTATCCGACCTTTGCGAAGGCGGCCATGCAGCGCCGGGACAATCTGGCGGTGTCGGTGGCCGGCCTCGAGGCCAAGCTCAGCGCGGCCAAAGGGGAACTCGAAGAGGCCGAAGAAGAGCTTCGGAAGATCGAAGCTCTGCAAGGGCGCGAGACCGATCGTGGGCGCGAGGTCGAGCCGGAAACCGGCTTCGGCATGATCGGCGTGGCCCGCGCCGCGGGCTGA
- a CDS encoding HlyD family type I secretion periplasmic adaptor subunit, whose protein sequence is MSQLPVPQEWYAGIPRSTRTATTFGIFIMVAFLLGFGSWASTAPIAGAIIAGGSFVATGENKIIQHLEGGVIKEIRVREGDVVEKGDVLIDLDEREPRTELRRLELRKARAVAQVARLTAEMNQQDDVAFPPELVEQESDPDISETLERERQALTARRNAVKTEIATLMEGVDALDQRVEGGKLQVAAVRQQLEYVEEELEGKKSLLGKGLIRKPEVLSLERAKANLSGEIGRLTGEIGDARERIARIKEQVTGVQNTTVKTAVEEMHKVSAELKDVRELINAAKAVVERVSITAPVKGIVVKLQYHTPGGVIEPGKPIMELLPVQAELLIEAQVRPRDIDVVKRGQHAMVRLSALNRRITPMIPGEVVYVSADSLVSGKQDTTNPQSDVYIARIKLDLIEASKLPDFAPTPGMPVEVYIKTADRTFLEYLFKPIEDSMSRAFREL, encoded by the coding sequence ATGAGTCAGTTACCGGTGCCCCAGGAATGGTATGCAGGCATTCCCCGATCGACGCGAACCGCGACTACGTTCGGCATATTTATAATGGTCGCATTCTTGCTCGGCTTTGGGTCGTGGGCTTCAACGGCACCTATCGCCGGCGCGATCATTGCCGGCGGATCATTCGTCGCAACCGGTGAGAACAAGATCATTCAGCATCTGGAAGGCGGCGTGATCAAAGAGATCCGCGTTCGCGAAGGCGACGTCGTCGAGAAGGGCGACGTTCTCATCGACTTGGATGAGAGAGAGCCGCGTACCGAGTTGCGCCGCTTGGAACTGCGCAAGGCCCGCGCCGTGGCCCAAGTGGCGAGACTGACCGCAGAGATGAACCAGCAGGACGATGTGGCCTTCCCGCCCGAACTCGTTGAGCAAGAATCCGATCCTGACATCTCGGAAACCCTCGAACGCGAACGTCAAGCGCTGACCGCGCGACGCAATGCCGTCAAGACCGAGATCGCGACTTTGATGGAAGGCGTCGACGCCTTGGATCAGAGGGTTGAAGGCGGAAAGCTTCAGGTCGCGGCAGTCCGGCAGCAGTTGGAGTATGTCGAGGAAGAGCTCGAAGGAAAGAAGAGCCTGCTCGGCAAGGGGCTCATCCGAAAGCCGGAGGTCCTATCGTTGGAACGGGCCAAGGCGAATCTGTCAGGAGAGATCGGCAGGCTCACGGGAGAGATCGGAGACGCACGCGAGCGCATAGCACGCATAAAGGAGCAGGTGACCGGCGTCCAGAACACTACCGTCAAGACGGCGGTCGAGGAGATGCATAAAGTCTCCGCCGAACTCAAGGACGTGCGCGAACTCATAAACGCGGCAAAGGCGGTGGTCGAGCGGGTCAGTATCACCGCACCGGTCAAAGGTATCGTCGTGAAACTCCAATATCATACGCCCGGCGGCGTCATCGAACCGGGCAAACCAATCATGGAGCTTCTTCCCGTCCAGGCAGAGTTGCTGATCGAGGCCCAAGTCAGACCGCGGGACATTGACGTCGTGAAGCGCGGCCAGCACGCGATGGTGCGCCTCTCGGCCCTCAACCGGCGCATCACGCCAATGATCCCCGGCGAGGTCGTGTACGTCTCGGCAGATTCGCTCGTGTCAGGCAAACAGGATACGACGAACCCTCAAAGCGATGTCTATATCGCACGCATCAAGCTGGATCTGATCGAGGCGTCGAAACTCCCGGACTTCGCGCCCACGCCCGGAATGCCCGTGGAGGTCTATATCAAGACAGCGGACCGGACGTTCCTCGAGTATCTATTCAAGCCCATCGAGGACAGCATGTCTCGAGCCTTCCGCGAATTGTGA
- the mnmA gene encoding tRNA 2-thiouridine(34) synthase MnmA, with protein sequence MVNSLHLPGRPSETRVVVAMSGGVDSSVVAGLLKREGYDVVGITLQLYDHGEAVAKKGACCAGQDIKDARRVAAALDIPHYVLDYEREFEKAVMGAFADSYLSGETPVPCVSCNQTVKFRDLLETARGLGADALATGHYIKSFPGEKAWELHRAADKERDQSYFLFNTTPEQLSFLRFPLGGLPKDETRALAREFGLDVADKSDSQDICFVPSGRYTQVIERLRPGAAEAGNIVHVDGRVLGRHTGIINYTIGQRRGLGIAAAEPLYVVKLDASRHEVVVGPREALLARSVELRDVNWLGDEPFETAVAGGLEVLARIRSTGPLQAATVVSENGSVFAELADGEEGVSPGQACVFYAANGGGERLLGGGWIKSAAGAFMTKDAIPAQAAPLPAEAFLVQSR encoded by the coding sequence ATGGTTAACAGTTTGCATCTTCCAGGGCGTCCGTCCGAGACGCGGGTGGTCGTCGCCATGTCCGGCGGCGTCGACTCGTCGGTCGTGGCCGGCCTGTTGAAGCGCGAGGGGTACGACGTGGTCGGCATCACCTTGCAGCTGTACGACCATGGCGAGGCCGTGGCCAAGAAGGGCGCCTGCTGCGCCGGCCAGGACATCAAGGATGCCCGCCGCGTGGCGGCTGCGCTCGATATTCCCCATTACGTGCTCGACTACGAGCGGGAGTTCGAGAAGGCGGTCATGGGCGCTTTCGCCGACAGCTATCTGTCAGGCGAGACCCCGGTCCCGTGCGTGTCCTGCAATCAGACGGTCAAGTTCCGGGATCTGCTCGAGACGGCGCGCGGGCTGGGCGCCGACGCGCTCGCCACGGGCCATTACATCAAGAGCTTCCCGGGCGAGAAGGCCTGGGAGCTGCACCGCGCCGCGGACAAGGAGCGCGATCAGAGCTATTTCCTGTTCAACACCACGCCGGAGCAGCTTTCCTTCCTGCGCTTTCCCTTGGGGGGCTTGCCGAAGGACGAGACGCGCGCGCTCGCGCGCGAGTTCGGCCTCGATGTCGCCGACAAGTCCGATAGCCAGGATATCTGCTTCGTGCCGTCCGGCCGCTACACCCAGGTGATCGAGCGGCTTCGGCCGGGCGCGGCCGAGGCCGGCAATATCGTCCATGTGGACGGGCGGGTGCTGGGCCGGCACACGGGCATCATCAATTATACCATCGGCCAGCGCCGCGGCCTTGGGATTGCCGCAGCCGAGCCGCTTTATGTGGTCAAGCTCGATGCCTCCCGCCACGAGGTGGTCGTGGGACCGCGCGAAGCGCTGCTGGCGCGGAGCGTGGAACTGCGCGATGTTAATTGGCTGGGCGATGAGCCCTTCGAGACGGCGGTGGCCGGCGGCCTCGAGGTTCTGGCGCGGATCCGCTCCACGGGCCCGCTGCAGGCAGCGACGGTCGTGTCCGAGAACGGGTCGGTGTTCGCGGAGCTCGCCGACGGCGAGGAGGGCGTGTCGCCCGGACAGGCTTGTGTGTTTTACGCCGCCAATGGCGGCGGTGAGCGGCTTCTTGGCGGCGGCTGGATCAAGTCCGCCGCGGGAGCCTTTATGACCAAGGATGCAATCCCGGCTCAGGCGGCGCCGCTGCCGGCCGAGGCGTTTTTGGTACAATCGCGTTAG
- a CDS encoding YajQ family cyclic di-GMP-binding protein encodes MPSFDIVSKTEMPDVDNALANMTREMSQRYDFKGSNSKIERNEGVIVIHADDDLKLKQMHELLQGHLAKRGIEPGVIDYQSVEKAAGQSVRQNVLLRQGIDKELAKRIVKEVKGSKIKVQVAIQGDELRVTGKKRDDLQEVIQFVKGLNIEQPLQFENFRD; translated from the coding sequence ATGCCCTCATTCGATATCGTCTCCAAGACGGAGATGCCCGACGTCGACAACGCCCTCGCGAACATGACCCGCGAGATGAGCCAGCGGTACGACTTCAAGGGCTCCAATTCCAAGATCGAGCGGAACGAGGGCGTCATCGTCATCCACGCCGACGACGACCTGAAGCTCAAGCAGATGCACGAGCTGCTGCAGGGCCATCTCGCCAAGCGGGGGATCGAGCCGGGCGTCATCGATTACCAGTCCGTGGAGAAGGCGGCCGGCCAGTCGGTCCGGCAGAACGTGCTCCTGCGCCAGGGCATCGACAAGGAACTTGCCAAGCGCATCGTCAAGGAAGTGAAGGGCTCCAAGATCAAGGTTCAGGTCGCCATCCAGGGCGACGAGCTCCGCGTCACCGGTAAGAAGCGCGACGACCTGCAGGAGGTCATTCAGTTCGTGAAGGGCCTCAACATCGAGCAGCCGCTCCAATTCGAGAACTTCCGGGACTGA
- a CDS encoding transposase — protein sequence MKRRDTLDLGTFRDEEAAYEFVERRIWPDGPVCPHCGSNRRIGRLNGASTRIHTYKCYDCRRPFTVKLGTIFQDSKVPMHKWLQLIMLSRALGPTLTSYKAAQILGVTAKTATAMLSRLRILEQKLRLRHRSQ from the coding sequence ATGAAGAGGCGAGATACACTAGACCTCGGCACATTCCGCGATGAAGAGGCGGCCTATGAGTTCGTCGAGCGACGAATCTGGCCGGACGGGCCTGTTTGCCCTCATTGCGGCAGCAACCGCCGGATTGGGCGTCTGAACGGGGCGAGCACCCGCATCCATACATACAAATGCTACGACTGCCGGCGACCCTTCACGGTCAAACTCGGAACGATCTTTCAGGACAGCAAGGTCCCCATGCATAAGTGGCTGCAGCTCATCATGCTCAGCCGTGCTCTGGGGCCGACCCTGACGTCCTACAAAGCGGCGCAGATATTGGGCGTCACCGCCAAGACCGCGACGGCAATGCTTTCGCGGTTGCGAATTTTAGAGCAGAAGCTCCGCCTCAGGCATCGGAGCCAGTAG
- a CDS encoding type II toxin-antitoxin system RelE/ParE family toxin, translating into MRPNQKLQISLPSCKRSGAFVQGWSAKIMRRGKWVACDLAWRSARRWRSVCLDQRRHVMCCLTFICNPLHYKCDPVVQAQGPQGLWEKGEAKKLPPERVGRIERMLDRLNVVADPTDMDLPGYRFHELKGDRKGTYAVTVSGNWRMTFAWEDGDAIDVNFEDYH; encoded by the coding sequence ATGCGACCGAACCAAAAGTTGCAGATTTCATTGCCATCCTGCAAGCGTAGTGGGGCATTCGTCCAGGGATGGAGCGCCAAAATCATGAGACGCGGTAAATGGGTGGCATGCGATTTGGCTTGGCGATCGGCCCGACGCTGGCGCTCCGTCTGCCTGGATCAGCGCCGCCATGTAATGTGTTGCTTGACGTTCATTTGTAATCCATTACATTACAAATGTGATCCGGTCGTTCAGGCACAAGGGCCTCAAGGCCTCTGGGAAAAGGGCGAGGCCAAGAAGCTTCCGCCTGAGCGTGTCGGCCGGATTGAGAGAATGCTGGACCGCCTGAATGTTGTGGCTGATCCGACGGACATGGATTTGCCCGGCTACCGCTTTCACGAGCTCAAAGGCGACCGGAAGGGCACCTATGCCGTGACGGTCTCGGGCAATTGGCGCATGACCTTCGCGTGGGAAGACGGCGACGCCATCGATGTGAACTTCGAGGACTATCACTGA
- a CDS encoding type I secretion system permease/ATPase → MADDNRNPLRNGGTNGSETEDAPGLDPAPADVESETTAEATAGNGKGNGKGAALGNIFDGIKPGSRANGANGANGANGANGHGANGSAALGGRVSSLDFRGVLTKGLASCRRNLATVAVFSFVVNLLVLAIPVYLFNLSDRVLTSQSMDTLVMLTIVVVGAIGAHVLLDLARRTILMRVAVDLESNLGAPVLSAAARSSQNGSSREFQILSELQHLRSFITGPVLLTMLDMPVVPIYLVVVFLVHPHLGFIVLGTGILLLILALLNQKFTAVHFARANAFGTRANLQADAMARNAQVMNAMGMVPEGVLIWGGETAESLKSQVSAQDRNIWLTALSKFVRLCTQIAILGWGAYLATHGHLTGGMIIAASIVGSRALSPIEGTIEGWRSFVQARSAFARVRKLLHSSPLNFDRLRLPRPKGHLVVDRILYVPQPAKKVILNGVSFELKPGESLGIVGASGTGKSTLGKMLVGSIFPTAGNVRLDMMDLRNWDPRQLGENVGYLPQDVQLFPASIKENIARMRKDASDEAIFDAAEIADVHAMVSEFAQGYETQVSMDGTPLSGGQKQRIGLARAFFGDPQLVVLDEPNSNLDPPGERALARALGLAKQKQITVIAITQRPSLLRSVDKIMILQKGTVQALGDRNDIIPLLTARREIETKKVEANGSGANYQAEELDDLDREDE, encoded by the coding sequence ATGGCCGACGACAACCGAAATCCGCTCCGAAACGGGGGCACGAACGGTTCCGAGACCGAGGATGCCCCGGGTCTCGACCCGGCGCCGGCGGACGTCGAGTCGGAGACCACGGCAGAGGCCACTGCCGGCAACGGTAAGGGTAACGGCAAGGGGGCTGCGCTCGGCAACATCTTTGACGGCATCAAGCCCGGCTCGCGCGCAAATGGTGCGAACGGGGCCAATGGTGCAAACGGGGCCAACGGTCATGGCGCGAATGGCAGTGCCGCGCTCGGCGGACGCGTTTCCAGCTTGGATTTCCGCGGCGTCCTCACGAAGGGCCTCGCCAGCTGCCGGCGCAATCTCGCAACCGTCGCGGTGTTCTCGTTTGTCGTGAACCTGCTTGTGCTGGCCATCCCTGTCTATCTTTTCAATCTATCCGATCGCGTACTCACCAGCCAAAGCATGGACACGCTCGTCATGCTGACGATCGTCGTCGTTGGCGCGATCGGGGCGCACGTTCTATTGGACTTGGCGCGCCGTACCATCCTCATGCGCGTCGCGGTCGATCTGGAAAGCAATCTCGGCGCGCCGGTCTTGAGCGCCGCAGCCCGGTCCTCGCAGAACGGGTCTAGCCGAGAGTTTCAGATTCTGTCGGAACTCCAGCACCTGCGCAGCTTCATCACCGGCCCAGTGCTCCTCACAATGCTCGATATGCCGGTGGTGCCGATCTATCTCGTCGTCGTTTTTCTTGTTCATCCCCATCTTGGTTTCATCGTCCTGGGGACCGGCATCCTCTTGCTCATACTTGCACTCCTGAACCAGAAGTTCACGGCGGTGCATTTCGCCCGCGCAAACGCATTCGGCACGCGGGCCAACTTACAGGCCGACGCCATGGCGCGGAACGCGCAGGTGATGAACGCCATGGGGATGGTGCCCGAGGGCGTCCTGATCTGGGGCGGCGAGACGGCAGAGTCTCTAAAGTCTCAAGTGTCCGCGCAGGATCGCAATATTTGGCTGACCGCCTTGTCCAAGTTTGTGCGCCTCTGCACCCAAATCGCGATACTCGGCTGGGGCGCCTACCTTGCAACGCATGGACATTTGACGGGCGGGATGATTATCGCGGCGTCGATCGTCGGCAGCCGCGCCCTTTCACCGATCGAAGGCACGATCGAAGGCTGGCGCAGTTTCGTACAGGCGCGGTCCGCCTTCGCTCGAGTGAGGAAGCTGCTGCACTCCTCGCCGCTGAATTTCGATCGGCTGCGCCTGCCACGCCCGAAGGGGCATTTGGTCGTCGATCGCATTCTTTACGTGCCGCAGCCCGCTAAGAAGGTCATCCTGAATGGCGTTTCATTCGAACTGAAACCAGGCGAGTCTCTAGGTATCGTCGGCGCGTCCGGCACTGGCAAGTCGACGCTGGGCAAAATGCTCGTCGGCTCGATCTTTCCCACGGCCGGCAACGTCCGCCTCGACATGATGGACCTGCGCAACTGGGATCCACGGCAACTCGGTGAAAACGTCGGCTATCTGCCGCAAGACGTCCAGCTCTTCCCAGCGTCCATAAAGGAAAACATCGCCCGCATGCGCAAAGACGCCAGCGACGAAGCCATCTTCGACGCCGCGGAGATAGCGGACGTTCACGCCATGGTGTCGGAGTTCGCTCAAGGATACGAGACTCAGGTTTCGATGGACGGGACGCCTCTTTCGGGTGGCCAGAAGCAGCGCATCGGTCTAGCCCGCGCCTTCTTCGGAGATCCGCAGCTCGTCGTCTTGGATGAGCCGAATTCCAATCTCGATCCGCCGGGAGAGCGTGCGCTCGCCCGCGCTCTGGGGTTGGCAAAGCAGAAGCAGATTACGGTGATTGCGATTACCCAGCGGCCGTCGCTGCTGAGGAGCGTGGACAAGATCATGATCCTGCAGAAGGGAACCGTCCAAGCGCTCGGCGACCGCAACGATATCATTCCGCTGCTCACGGCGCGCAGGGAGATTGAAACAAAGAAGGTAGAGGCCAACGGCAGCGGGGCAAACTATCAAGCCGAGGAATTGGACGATCTGGACCGCGAGGACGAGTAG